In Aquimarina spinulae, a single window of DNA contains:
- a CDS encoding class I SAM-dependent methyltransferase: protein MNYLFIILLIVLLGIAFPKILKLIKHKSLYPFMPYKYNFRRRRITFSKTLQLLNERNAKILVETGTSRNGLKATKTDGGATIVFGKWAKENSAKMHSVDISKDSVQGAQEAVQEENLQDSTTVYLGDSLDFLKNFNESIDFLYLDSYDYSKTDIEIQKNSQEHHLQEFILAEDKLHDKSIVLIDDCRLPGGGKGKTVVEYMLKKDWEILINAYQILLVKK, encoded by the coding sequence ATGAATTATCTATTTATCATTTTACTTATTGTGCTATTGGGGATTGCATTTCCCAAAATCCTCAAGCTTATTAAACATAAGTCATTATATCCTTTTATGCCCTACAAATATAATTTTAGAAGAAGACGCATAACTTTTTCTAAAACATTGCAGCTTTTAAATGAACGAAATGCAAAAATATTGGTAGAGACAGGAACTTCTAGAAACGGTCTTAAAGCGACTAAAACTGATGGTGGAGCAACAATCGTTTTTGGTAAATGGGCAAAAGAAAATAGTGCAAAAATGCATTCTGTGGATATTAGTAAAGATTCTGTGCAAGGAGCTCAGGAAGCAGTACAAGAAGAAAACTTACAAGATAGTACAACAGTATATCTAGGAGATTCTCTAGACTTCTTAAAGAATTTCAACGAATCTATCGACTTTCTATACTTAGATAGCTATGATTATTCAAAAACCGATATAGAGATTCAAAAAAACAGTCAAGAGCATCACTTACAAGAATTCATCCTGGCTGAAGATAAGCTGCATGATAAATCTATCGTTTTAATAGATGATTGCAGACTTCCCGGAGGCGGTAAAGGAAAAACAGTTGTAGAGTATATGCTAAAAAAAGATTGGGAGATTTTAATTAATGCATATCAAATTTTATTAGTAAAAAAATAA
- a CDS encoding class I SAM-dependent methyltransferase, translating into MDYDNKPEGYYNNIRNEMFSFFPKEAKTVLDVGCGEGTFAAFIKEKHNTETWGIELMPEHGKKAEKVLDKVFIGECEKFIDELPDNHFDVIYFNDVLEHLVDPYWVLEKIKNKLSQNGVIISSIPNMRYHSALKNLVLKKNWEYEEHGIMDKTHLRFFTGKSIANMYTRLGYKIVLHKGINKTKSIKPFLYNIPFLFTAMDMRYLQYATVVKK; encoded by the coding sequence ATGGATTATGACAATAAACCCGAGGGGTACTACAATAATATCAGAAATGAAATGTTTTCTTTTTTCCCAAAAGAAGCAAAAACAGTATTAGATGTTGGTTGTGGAGAAGGTACTTTTGCTGCTTTTATTAAAGAAAAACACAATACTGAAACCTGGGGTATTGAATTGATGCCGGAGCATGGAAAAAAGGCCGAAAAAGTGCTCGACAAAGTTTTTATTGGCGAATGTGAAAAATTTATTGATGAGCTACCAGATAATCATTTTGATGTGATCTACTTCAATGATGTATTAGAACATCTTGTAGATCCATATTGGGTGTTAGAAAAAATAAAAAACAAACTATCACAAAACGGTGTCATTATAAGCTCGATACCTAATATGAGATACCATAGTGCTTTAAAAAACCTGGTACTTAAAAAGAATTGGGAATATGAAGAACACGGTATAATGGATAAAACACACTTGCGATTCTTTACTGGTAAGAGTATTGCAAATATGTATACGAGATTAGGGTATAAAATAGTACTTCATAAAGGTATTAATAAAACAAAATCTATTAAGCCATTTCTATATAATATTCCTTTTCTATTTACAGCAATGGATATGAGATATCTGCAGTATGCTACAGTTGTTAAAAAGTAA
- a CDS encoding glycosyltransferase family 4 protein, with translation MKNKRVFVDFHYLKNLNKGFGQFSYHLSKAFSSIDTDINYIFYTPKKGGYKSIFDQKNIFVKYYYSIHRQLGIFGRNYIFHSTNQLSKIEPSNKKIPYVLTIHDINFMYEDAVDQKTKDFIQKKIDRAQVLVFVSHFTKDEVNKHFDVTASKTQKVIYNGNSLKETSLIDPEKNTDDYLFCITEMRPYKNLEKLILMMNHIPEKFKLILAGKGSSDYVLHLKNVIKENNLEDRVFLKGIVSEETKVKLFTNCFAFVFPSSREGFGLPVVEALNFNKPIFLYNKTSLPEIGGEACFYWEELGAEYMADVFLTKIAYFESNRLIMEEKIKTQLEKFSWQTAALEYNEIYKSLL, from the coding sequence GTGAAGAATAAAAGAGTATTTGTAGATTTTCATTACTTAAAAAACTTAAATAAAGGCTTTGGGCAATTTTCATATCATTTATCTAAAGCTTTTTCATCTATTGATACTGATATAAATTATATTTTTTATACCCCCAAAAAAGGAGGTTATAAATCAATATTTGATCAAAAGAATATTTTTGTTAAATACTATTATTCAATACATCGCCAGTTGGGTATCTTTGGTCGTAATTATATATTTCATTCTACCAACCAGCTAAGTAAAATAGAACCTTCAAATAAGAAAATCCCATATGTTTTAACGATTCATGATATTAATTTTATGTATGAGGATGCAGTAGATCAGAAAACGAAGGATTTTATTCAAAAAAAAATAGATAGAGCACAAGTGCTTGTTTTTGTATCGCACTTTACCAAAGATGAGGTGAATAAGCATTTTGATGTTACTGCGTCAAAAACACAAAAAGTAATCTATAATGGCAATTCTTTAAAAGAAACCTCGTTAATTGACCCTGAAAAGAATACAGATGATTATCTTTTTTGTATTACGGAAATGAGACCGTATAAAAACCTGGAGAAGCTTATTTTGATGATGAATCACATTCCAGAAAAATTTAAACTTATTCTTGCAGGAAAAGGTAGTAGCGATTATGTTTTACATTTAAAAAATGTAATTAAAGAAAATAACTTAGAAGATAGAGTTTTTTTGAAAGGTATTGTATCCGAAGAAACAAAAGTGAAGCTGTTTACTAATTGTTTTGCTTTTGTATTTCCTTCTTCAAGAGAAGGATTTGGATTACCAGTAGTTGAAGCATTAAACTTTAATAAACCTATTTTTCTTTATAATAAAACTTCTTTACCCGAAATAGGAGGAGAAGCATGTTTTTATTGGGAAGAATTAGGGGCTGAATATATGGCTGATGTGTTTTTAACAAAAATTGCCTATTTTGAGTCTAATAGACTTATAATGGAGGAAAAAATTAAAACCCAATTAGAAAAATTTAGTTGGCAAACAGCAGCATTAGAATACAATGAAATATACAAATCCTTACTGTAA